The Magnolia sinica isolate HGM2019 chromosome 9, MsV1, whole genome shotgun sequence genome contains a region encoding:
- the LOC131255848 gene encoding uncharacterized protein LOC131255848 yields the protein MGLSEEDQKKAQDLRFRLNEETNAEKSAKEFTQAVEIGINVNESQIGVVGCCQGARNSSCCQNPSPKEKIKSNQVNGEGMKSNKVRASNSGKGACTRKACAMPTWFESWEREDTYAALAVVGAVVSVAIAYSCYRQLR from the coding sequence ATGGGTTTGTCAGAGGAGGACCAAAAGAAAGCCCAGGACCTCAGATTTCGACTTAATGAAGAAACCAATGCAGAGAAAAGTGCAAAAGAATTTACCCAAGCAGTTGAAATTGGAATCAATGTGAATGAGAGCCAGATTGGTGTGGTTGGATGCTGCCAAGGTGCCAGAAACTCTTCTTGTTGCCAGAATCCAAGTCCAAAGGAAAAAATTAAAAGCAATCAAGTCAATGGAGAGGGGATGAAGAGCAACAAAGTAAGAGCAAGCAATAGTGGCAAAGGGGCTTGCACTCGCAAGGCGTGTGCAATGCCAACATGGTTTGAGAGTTGGGAACGGGAGGACACATATGCAGCCCTTGCAGTCGTTGGGGCAGTTGTGTCAGTTGCCATAGCTTACAGCTGTTACAGGCAGTTGAGATAA
- the LOC131255223 gene encoding receptor-like protein 50 has product MDLLHSLTNKAFSFLLFSSLLFLSSPVFATEDNSNAFSTKEQCIEDHFSALLHLKQSFTFSAVYTMTTLSSWNPGNRDCCSWEGITCDGATGHVTSLDLSDLCIFGRIDFVSLFRLQSLQRLNLAYNDFDPSQFPSGFEHLTSLTHLNLSSLQFYGQIPLEISRLTTLVSLDLSYNECYDGLYSLKFENPNIGAFVQNLSSLRELHLDSVIISAQGSEWGMALSSALPFLRKLSLRGCGLSGPIHPSLSKLRFLSELDLSRNDLSSAIPKSIFRLPNLQTLDVGYNPLLTGEIPPNNTLRELFLSNTGFCSNLRDSFSNSNLLTKIQLRDCNLKGQFPSWLVKLEKLMHLDLSNNGFSGPLPSWLMKLEKLMHLDLSYNGFSGPLPSWLVKLEKLMHLDLSYNGFSGPLPSWLVKLEKLMHLDLSNNGFSGPLPSCLVKLEKLMHLDLSNNSFSGPLPSSLANLSNLAHLDLSFNGFSGPLPSWLVKLDKLVVLYLLCNNFSGPIPSSYGNKFQNLQSFMLVQNSLSGTIPSSLFSLPSLQMLDLSYNQFSGQLDQFQYKSSSVLHSIDLSENSLSGTIPSSLFSLPSLQTLHLQDNQFSGLGQFRYTSSSVLQSIDLSNNSLRGTIPSSLFSLPSLQMLYLQDNQFSGQLGEFQNTSSSQLGTIYLSNNSLQGPIPRSIFALIELSDLTLSSNNFSGDVDLGLFQNRKYVWNLDLSDNHLLSVGNSRSNATSGSFPKIRQLILRSCNISKFPDILRSQEEMEYLDLSNNKINGEIPNWIWKVGNGDLNYLNLSHNALEGLVPPIHNLSISKLQFLDLSFNKLEGSIPIPPLSIRFYSLSSNNFSGEVPLLFCNARIEVLILSDNRFNGSIPPCLGENNIGLTVLNLGGNAFQGILPKTFKEQCTLETILVEIS; this is encoded by the coding sequence ATGGATCTCCTCCACTCTCTTACTAATAAAGCCTTTTCATTTCTCTTATTCTCTTCCCTccttttcctctcttctcctGTCTTTGCCACTGAAGACAACAGTAATGCCTTTTCAACCAAAGAGCAATGCATTGAAGACCACTTCTCTGCTTTGCTCCACTTGAAACAGAGCTTTACTTTCTCTGCTGTGTACACCATGACTACACTGTCCTCTTGGAATCCTGGTAACAGGGATTGCTGCTCCTGGGAAGGCATCACGTGCGATGGTGCCACTGGTCACGTGACCAGTCTCGACCTCAGCGATCTCTGTATCTTCGGTCGGATTGATTTTGTAAGCCTCTTTCGTCTTCAGAGCTTGCAGAGGCTCAACCTCGCTTACAATGACTTTGATCCCTCTCAATTTCCTTCTGGGTTTGAACATCTCACCAgtttgacccatctcaacctctcttCTTTGCAATTTTATGGCCAAATCCCGCTGGAAATCTCCCGCTTGACCACTTTGGTGTCCCTCGATCTATCTTACAATGAATGTTACGATGGTTTGTACTCTCTGAAATTCGAAAACCCGAACATTGGAGCATTCGTCCAAAACCTATCGAGTCTGAGAGAACTCCATCTCGATTCGGTAATCATCTCAGCGCAGGGTAGCGAGTGGGGCATGGCCTTATCCTCGGCACTCCCTTTTCTCCGCAAGTTGAGCTTGAGAGGCTGTGGTCTTTCAGGCCCCATCCATCCTTCCCTTTCCAAGCTCCGTTTCctatctgaactcgacctcagtCGAAACGATCTGTCTTCAGCCATACCCAAGAGTATTTTCAGGCTGCCAAACCTACAAACCCTGGATGTAGGATACAATCCACTTCTGACGGGTGAAATCCCTCCAAACAATACTCTCCGGGAGTTGTTCCTATCCAACACTGGATTTTGTAGCAACCTACGGGATTCATTCAGTAATTCCAATCTGCTGACAAAGATCCAGCTTAGAGATTGCAATCTAAAGGGCCAATTTCCATCATGGCTTGTGAAGCTCGAGAAACTCATGCATTTGGATCTTTCAAACAATGGCTTCAGTGGACCATTGCCATCATGGCTTATGAAGCTCGAGAAACTCATGCATTTGGATCTTTCATACAATGGCTTCAGTGGACCATTGCCATCATGGCTTGTGAAGCTCGAGAAACTAATGCATTTGGATCTTTCATACAATGGTTTCAGCGGACCATTGCCATCATGGCTTGTGAAGCTCGAGAAACTCATGCATTTGGATCTTTCAAACAATGGTTTCAGTGGACCATTGCCATCATGTCTTGTGAAGCTCGAGAAACTCATGCATTTGGATCTTTCAAACAATAGTTTCAGCGGACCATTGCCATCCTCTCTTGCCAACCTCAGCAACCTCGCTCATTTGGATCTTTCATTCAATGGTTTCAGCGGACCACTGCCATCATGGCTTGTGAAGCTGGACAAACTCGTGGTTTTGTATCTTTTATGCAATAATTTCAGCGGTCCAATCCCTTCTTCCTATGGCAACAagtttcaaaatcttcaatcGTTCATGCTTGTCCAAAATTCACTAAGTGGGACTAttccatcatcattgttttcactcCCATCACTACAAATGTTGGATCTCTCATATAATCAATTTAGTGGTCAACTTGACCAGTTCCAATACAAATCCTCTTCAGTGCTACATAGTATTGATTTGTCCGAGAATTCACTCAGTGggaccattccatcatcattgttttcactcCCATCATTACAAACACTGCATCTCCAAGATAACCAATTTAGTGGTCTTGGACAATTCCGATACACATCCTCTTCAGTGCTACAGAGCATTGATTTGTCCAACAATTCACTCCGTGggaccattccatcatcattgttttcactcCCATCATTACAAATGCTGTATCTCCAAGATAACCAATTTAGTGGTCAGCTTGGCGAGTTCCAGAACACATCCTCTTCACAATTAGGGACGATTTACTTGAGTAACAACAGCTTGCAAGGGCCTATTCCAAGATCCATCTTTGCACTCATTGAGCTTTCTGACCTCAcgctttcatcaaacaatttcagcGGTGATGTGGACCTTGGCTTATTCCAAAACCGTAAGTACGTCTGGAACCTTGATCTTTCAGATAACCACCTCCTCTCAGTCGGCAATAGCAGAAGCAATGCAACCTCCGGATCCTTCCCCAAAATTCGACAATTGATATTAAGATCTTGCAACATCAGCAAATTTCCAGATATCTTGAGAAGCCAAGAGGAGATGGAATATTTGGACCTTTCCAATAacaaaatcaatggtgaaatacCCAATTGGATATGGAAGGTTGGAAATGGGGATTTGAATTATTTGAATCTTTCTCATAATGCTTTGGAGGGATTAGTGCCACCAATTCACAATCTTTCCATAAGCAAGTTGCAATTCCTTGACCTAAGCTTTAATAAGCTAGAGGGCTCAATCCCAATCCCTCCGCTTTCCATCAGATTCTATTCACTTTCTAGCAATAATTTTAGTGGAGAAGTTCCGCTGCTTTTTTGCAATGCTCGAATAGAAGTCCTCATTCTGTCTGACAACCGCTTCAATGGTTCAATTCCACCATGTCTAGGCGAAAACAACATTGGCCTCACTGTTTTGAATCTTGGAGGAAATGCATTTCAAGGCATCTTGCCTAAAACATTCAAAGAGCAATGTACTCTAGAGACGATCTTAGTCGAAATCAGTTAG